GACGTCACCATCGACGGCACGACCTACAACTTCGCGGTGACCGGCCGCGCCTCGGCGGAGATCACCGCTCCCTCCAGCGTTCAGGCCGGCACCGGCGGGCCGGTGGCCCTGTCCTTCACCTCGCCCCAAGACGGAATCCGGGTGATCCACGCGACCGCCCGTGTCACCTTCTCCGGCATCTCCCAGCTGACCCCGTCCGACCTCACGGTGTCCGCGGGCGGAAAGACCTACCCGGTCCGACGCGCCGCCGACGGCACGCTCTACACCGAACTCCCGCTGCCCGGCGGCACCCTGAATCCGGGCGAGACGGCGACGGTGCCCTTCCGGCTCACGCTGGCACCCGGCCTGCCCGCCGGGGAGCTGCATGTCACCGGTCGCCTGATCAACGACGGCAACCCCACCACCGTCGCCGCCGCCACCTCGCTCCGGGTGAAGCCGAAGCAGGCGCCCGCACCCGCGCCGGCTCGCCGACCCTCCGCGCACAACCTCCGGCCACCGCTGGCCGGCCGACCGCGGCGCCCGGCGCTCGCCGCAACAGGTGCGACCGCGACCATTCCTGCGGCCCTCGGCGCGGTGATGCTTACCGCCCTCGGTGGCACACTCCTTGCCATGCGTCGCCGCACCGCGCGGGGAGGGGGTCGCTGACGGGGATGGCGACTGCCTTCCGTCGTCCTGGAAGAGCTGCGCGCCCGTGCCGACGGCACCACCCAGCACTCCCCCTGATCACCGAGGCGACTCCCGCGCCAGACCCGCGCAGCGTGTGAGGTGACCCATGAACGGCGGATCCCCGAGCCTGCCCTCACGCCCCCGAGGCGCCCGGGTCGCCTGAGGTCTCCGTGACGCGGCGGGTGGATAGGAGCGCCCCCAGATCGGCGACTGCGATGCGTTGCGCCGCGTCCTCCAGTTCCTCAAGAGCGTCGTGGAAGCGAAGACGCCACACCTGCAGGGCCTCTTCTTCCGGGGCGGGCCCGGCAGGATCCGTCTGCCCCAGCGCCGTGGCCGTGGCGTCCAAGCGCTCCAGGGCCACCGTGTGCCGGTGCCGGTCGCTGCGGCCGAACCACGCCGCCACCTGCGCGCGCACCGTCGGCCACTCCCTTGTGCCCGCCGCCCGAACCACCGTCTCAGCCCCGGCACCGGCCAACGCCTCGAACTCCTCGGCCAACATCCCGACCCCCCAGCCCAGCAACCGGCTTCGACCGTACTGCGACCAGAGGCGGAGGCGGACAGATTCCCAAAGCGATCCATGACCTTCCCGCCCGACGGTCCAGGCCTTCCTGGGCGACGTCGACGCCTGGGCCCTGGCCAAGACGGCGCTCGCCACCGGCAGGCCGGCCTGGTCTGGTTCAACCACGACTTCCTGACGCCCCGGACCGTGGACAAGCTCCTGTCCTGGACCCTGGATCGGCTAGCTCAAGCGGCCCCCGGCGAGGCGGCCACCGCCTACCGTGAACACCGCACCCTGGTCGATTTCCGCGGCGCAGGCTGTTACCCGTCTCGGAACAAGATCAACTGCCTGAGGGGCCGGGCGAGTGCAGGGGCAGGCCAGGGGAGCGTTTCGGGACACTCCCTGCGGGGACGGACCGGTCCGCCCCTGCATCCGTTTCCCCGTCCGCGAGCCCCGCGAGAGACCATGCCGCGGCGGCGGAACCGGAATCGTCGGCAGCCGACGATCTCTGCGAAGTGGGCCAAACCGCGCCCTGATGTTCGGCCCCTGTCCGGCCCGGCCCCCCGTATTGATGGCCCGGACAGGGACCACGACGAGGCTCCGCACCCCGCCGTCAACACCCACTTTGCCCCCTCTCGGGTCACGCCATAGAGTCAACCGGACCCAGTTGCACCCGCGTTGGGCCTAGGAGCGTCTAGCGGGAGCAGGTTCGCATGGATCGTTTGCTCATCCACCTCGACCCGCGCAATGCCAGGCTCGCCCTGCACGGGGAGCTGGACGCGGTCAACGTGGCCAAACTCAGCGACGCGCTCACCGACTTGATCGAACAGGGACACCGGCACCTGCAATTGGATCTCTCCGAGGTCACCTGGTGCGACCAAGCGGGCCTGGACGCCATCCTTGGCTACGGCCACGCCTTGCGCGCGAGCAACCGCAGCCTGACCCTGAGCGCCGCCAGCCCCGCAGTCCACCGAATGCTCGAACACGCCGGCCTCCCGCTCCGACTGCCCATCACGGCCCTCGGGGAGAATCGGAACGGAAAATGAGCGGCAGCGCCCGGCGTCTGTCACGGCTTCGCCGACGCGGGCTTCTTGGGCTGCCGGGGGCAGGCTCCAGGGCCTGCTCGGTGAGGTGCCGGCTGATGCCGCGCCGGTACAGCCGGGCGCCGAGGCTGATCAGGTGTACCACGGGGCCGGGAGAGCCGGTCGAGTCGGGTGACCTGGTCGCCCTCGCATAGCAGTTGCAGGACCAGATCCAGTCCGGGCCTAGACGCCTTCGCGCGGCCGGCCTTTTCGACGTGGATGTGATCCAGGTCGACGCCGGCGCCCAGGGGAGCGTCGATCTGGTGGTCGGGGGTTCCGGTCGGCGGTGGAGACAGGCGTTGCGACGACGAACCATGTGCCACCGAGCGGAGAGAGCGACAGGCATGACACGGAGCCACTTGTCGCTTCGAGGCGGCTTCGGGAGGGCAGGGCCCATTCCGTGCGCCGCGTGCACCTGCCAGGGTGATGACGTTGCGGTCCGTACCAGCCGGCGTCCGCGCACGCAGTCCGTAGGCCACAGGGGAGGCTGATCGTGTCCGACATCGCTCTCTACTACCCGGACGTGTTCGTCCAGGACGAGACATGGTTGAAGGCCGCCGCACTGTACTGGCCCAGGATCGCGCGCCTGATGACGTCGGACTACCCCGCCGGCGACTCACGAACAGCCCGGGTGCTTCATGACGAGTTGGACTTCTTCGTCGACGTGGACCCCGAACCGTACGGCCGTCGCGTCGTGGAGGACTTCGTCCGCTGGTTGGGCACGTGGGAAGATCCGGCGCGCCGCCCGCAGGAGGCGCCGTCACGAGAGACCACCGAGGAATACCTACTGGACGGTCCTCCGTACCCTCAGGTCCCGGGGATGCCGCTCACCTGGCCCTATCGATGGATCGAGTCCGAGTGCAGCGGCGACTTTCACCTCCCGGGATGGGTACTGGACCGGGGCATCGCGGTGGTTTCTGCCGATGAAGCCGGAAAGCCGTGGGTGCGGTTGGAGCGCCGCCTCGCACACGTCTACATGACCGCGCTCGCCCGCAAGGTTGCCGATGCCAACAACATGGCGATGGTGACGGATCAGCAGGGCCTCCCCGGGCACCCCCATGGGTGGGGGAGCGAGCCGGCACCGTACGACCGCACCGGCATGGACCCGCAGGCGATGTACGCGGTGGTGGCGCTGCGGGCCGTGCTGCCGCGCGGCCTGGAAGACGTCCCGGTCCAGCACATCGTGGAGGCCCGCCGGGCCTTGGCGGACGAGTTCGACGCATTCCGCCGGCATGTCACCGAACTGGCGGATTCATTCGCCGAGTCGGCCGCAGGCCAGGATCCGGCAGTTCTGCGCGCGCGGATGGAAATGGCGGCGGACCGAGACATCCGTACCCTGCTCGGTGACCTTGAACGAGGTCTGCGCTCGCAGCGTCTCGAACCGGTTCGGGCGGTCTTCTCTCTGAAGACTCCTGAGGTGCCGATCGTGCTGTCCGTCCTGGGGACGACGTTTTCGGGCCACAGCAGCCTCTCGGAGAGCGCTCTTGAAGCCGGTGCGATCGCCGCCTGCTTCGTGAGTGCGGGCTGGCGTGCGGGCACTCGCGTCGCTGCCTCTCGCCGTTCGCCTGCGGGTTACCTCCTGGGACTGCGCGAGGAACTCGATCCGCAGAATCTGATCGACCGGATCCGGCGGAACAGGCGTCATGTCCGCGTGGACTGAGACCTCGCCCGGCCTTCCGCCAGGCGGCCTGACACCCCGCCGTAGGCAACGGGGCGAGGAGGCGGGCAAACCCCTTTCAGGCTCTTCTGCCCGCCTCACCGGTCCAGCCGCCATCAGCCGTCGCACCCTTCGCTGCCGTCCTCGTCCGGTGCCTGCGAGTTGCGCGACGGGCGAGTAAGTTGTCGAGGACGTCCAGGGCCGGCAGCCACTTCTGGTGATGGCCGGCCCCGTCAGGAACAAGCGCCATTGCGGCGAGCACAAGGCTGCGTGTACGCGCACGGCGATCTGGCAGTTCGCCTGCGGGCCGAGGGCTACGCAGGACGGGGCCGCGACGCCCACCGACATCCGACCTTCGCCGTCCGGCGGCCGCCCGGCCGCGGCCCGGATGGACTCCGGCCGCGGATCACCTTCGCGCCCTGGGGGCGGAGGATCCTGCGAACGATGTCGATCGAGGCGTCGCGCCCGTCGAAGAGGCTGGACGCGATGGCGAAGCGGACGAGTGGCGCGCGGTAGCCCCGCGCCGCGCCGGTGTCGCCGGCGGGGATGTGCACTCCCGGCCGCTGCGCCGTGGGCGGGGCGCGGGTCACGCCTGTCCTGGCCACGTCCAGCGTCCTTCGCAGGGAAGACTTTGAATTAGATTCGGTTTGATGTTCATGGGTCTTGACAGTCCCCTCTACATCCTTCAGGCTCATAGTGAATTCAGTTCAGTTCAACATGGAGGTCGGGAGATGGCAGTGGAAGACGAGATCCAGTTCGAGCGCGACGGTCACATCGCGCGGATCTGGCTCAACCGGCCGTGGAAGAAGAACTGCGTGACGGTGCCGATCCTGGACCGGCTGGACGAGATCATCACCGAGGTCGACGCCGACCCGGAGCTGCGCGTCCTGGTCTTCCGCGGAAGGGGCGGCACCTTCTGCTCCGGCTTCGACCTGGACAGCCTGAAGTCGGAGTTCGTCGGCAAGTCGAACGCCATTGACGTCGCGGTGAAGTCCGCCAAGGTCTGCGACCGGCTGTACTCGATGAAGACCCCGTCGGTCGCGGTGCTGGAGGGGCACGTCACCGCGGGCGGCTTCGAGATCATGATCTCCTGCGACTTCGCGATAGCCGCGGACGACGCCAAGATCGGCGACTTCCACATCCGCCGCGCGCTCTTCGGCGGGGCAGGCCCGATCTACCGCGTGCCGCGCATGATCGGCATCCGCAAGACCAAGGAACTGATGCTCACCGGCAAGCTACTCTCCGGCATCGAGGCCACCGAGTTCGGGCTGATCAACGACCACGCCCCCGCCGAGAAGCTGGACGAGACGGTCGAGGCCTTCATCGCGAACCTCACCGACAAGAGCCCGTTCACCATGTGGCTCACCAAGATGACCATCGACCGGAGCCTGGACGCCGACACCCAGTCGCTGATGGTGATGGAGCACCTTGCGGTCGGGGTGGCGCTCAACTCCGAGGACGCCAACGAGGGCGTCTCGGCCTTCCTGGAGAAGCGCGAGCCCAAGTGGCAGGGGCGCTGAGGCCGATGGAGGCGGCCTCGCAGGCGCGGCTCCGGGGCTCACGCTGCGCCGGCGCCTGCTCGGTGACCGCCTGCCCCGCGGAGGAGTCCTGCCCGCGCTGCGGGGGGCCGGCCGAGCCCGTCGCGCTGAGCGGCGCGGGCACCCTGTGGACCTGGACGGTGCAGCGGTACGCGCCCAAATCCCCGCCGTACCAGGCGCCTTCGGGCGGCTTCCGGCCGTTCGGAGTCGGCTACGTCGAGCTGCCCGAGGGCGTCCGGGTGGCGGCCGTTCTGGACGTGGACCTGGAGGCGATCCGGATCGGGATGCCGCTGGAACTCGGACCGGGCGAGGACGGCGGCGTCCCACGGGCCAGGGCGCTCGCGGCAGGCGACGCACGGAAGGAGGGCGGATGAGCGCCGAGGTACTGGTCTGCGGCGCCGGGCGGACCCCCTTCGGTCGCACCGAGGAGAGCGGCCGGCAGCTGGCCGTGCGGGCGGCCGGCGCCGCGCTCGCGGACGCCGGGATCGGCTGGTCCCGGGTGCGGGCCGCCTTCGGCGGCAGCGACAGCGCCGGGCTCGCGGACACCCTGGTCTCCCGGCTCGGCCTCACCGGAATCCCGTTCGTCAACGTCAAGAACGGCTGTGCCACCGGCGGCAGCGCCCTGGTCTCCGCGGTCAACGCGATCCGCGCGGGGATGGCGGACGTGGTCCTCGCGGTCGGCTTCGACAAGCACCCGCGCGGGGCCTTCGACCCGCGCCCCGAGGACTGGGGCCTGGGCGAGGAGTACGGCCGGGACGGGTTGATGGTCACCACGCAGTTCTTCGGCATGAAGATCCGCCGCTATATCCACGATCACGGGATCACCTCCGAGACCCTGGCGCAGGTCGCGGAGAAGGCCTACCGGAACGGCGAGTTGACGCCCGAGGCCTGGCGGCGCAAGCCGGTGACCGCGGCCGAGGTGCTGGACTCCGGGATGGTCAGCGATCCGCTGACCCGCTTCATGTTCTGCTCTCCGGCGGCGGGCGCGGCGGCGCTGGTGCTCTGCTCGCCGGCGGCGGCCCGGGAGATGGCGGGGTCGCCGGTGGCTCTGCGCGCGGCGGCCGTGCGTACCCGGCGGTTCGGCTCCTTCGAGGTGTTCAGCCCGTGGATCCCCGGCGGCGAACTCACCAGCGTCAGCCGGGACGCCTCGGCTGCCGCCTTCGAGGAGGCCGGGATCGGCCCGGAGGACGTCGAGGTCTGCCAGTTGCAGGACACCGAGAGCGGTGCCGAGGTGATGCACCTGGCCGAGTGCGGCTTCTGCGAGGACGGCGAACAGGGTGGGTTGATCGCCTCCGGCGGCACCGCGATCGGCGGCCGGCTGCCGGTCAACACCGACGGCGGCTGCATCGCCAACGGGGAGCCGATCGGGGCCTCCGGGCTGCGCCAGGTCTACGAAGTCGTGCAGCAGTTGCGCGGCGCGGCCGGAGAACGGCAGGTCCCAGGGGAGCCTCGGGTCGGCTTCACCCATGTGTACGGCGCGCCGGGCGTCAGCGCCTGCACCGTACTGATCCGCTGACCTGCTGACCCGCTGGCTCGCTGAACGGAGGTGGAGGAGAGGATGCCTGGAATCCCGGAACCCGAGGAGTTCGGTGCCGAGGCCCGGCGCTGGCTGGCGGGCGCGGCCCGGCCGCGCCCGGCCGAGGGGGAGTGGGGCAGCGGCCCCGACTCGGCGGCCGTCTTCGAGAACTGGACGGAGGAGCAGGAGCGCGAGCACACCGCCCGCACCCAGGAGTGGGAGCGCACCCGCTACGACCAGGGCTGGGGCGCCCTCAACTGGGCGGCGGAGTACGGCGGGCGCGGCCTTCCGGCGTACTACGAGCAGCTGTACCGGGCCGAGGAGGCGGCCTTCGACGTACCGCACCGGACGGAGATCTTCCCGGTGACCCAGCACCTGGTCGCTCCGGCGATCGGGATCTGGGGGACGGAGGAGCAGAAGGAGCGCTGGCTCCGTCCGATGCTCCGCACCGACGAGCTGGCCTGCCAGCTCTTCTCCGAGACCGAGGCCGGCTCCGACCTGGCCGCCGTGCGCACCAGGGCGGTGCGGGACGGTGACCACTGGGTGCTGGACGGGCACAAGGTGTGGACCTCCGGGGCGCGCGTCGCCACCTGGGGCGTGGCCGTCTGCCGGACCGACCCCGAGGCGCGCAAGCACGCCGGGATCACCGTCTTCCTGGTGCGGATGGACGCCCCCGGGGTGAGCGTGCGGCCCATCCGCCAGATGACCGGGGGCGCCAGCTTCAACGAGGTCTATCTGGACGGGGTGCTGGTATCGGACGCGGACCGGCTCGGTCCGGTCGGCGAGGGCTGGCGGGTGACGCTCAGCGTGCTGGCCGCCGAGCGGCTGGACTCCGGCGGCCTCGGCCTGGACAACGCCGACCGGGCGCTCGAACTCGCCCGGCACCTGCCAAGGCCGCTCACCGGCGCCGAGCGGGTGCGGGCCGCGGACCTCTACGTCCGCACCCTGGTCCAGCGGCTGATCGGTCTCCGGGTGACGGCGGCGCTGGTCGCCGGGCGGGAGCCGGGGGCGGAGGCCTCGGTCGGCAAGCTCTACGCCACCGAGACCATGCGGCGCACGAGCGACCTGGTCGCCGAACTGCTCGGACCGAGCCTGGTCGCGGACACCGGGGAGTGGGGCAGCTACTCCTGGACCGAGCACCTGCTCGGCGCCCCCGGCTACAGCATCGCGGGCGGCACCGACGAGATCCAGCACAACATCGTCGCCGAGCGGGTGCTCGGCCTGCCGAAGGAGCCGGTCCGATGAGCGCGGAACTCTTCGGCAGGATCCGGGACCGGCTCGCCGGGCTGCATCCGGGCGCTGAGATCGGGGAGCCGCGGGCGCTTCCCGGCGGGCACTCCGGGCTGACCTACTCGGTCGCGGCGGGGGACGACCGGTACGTGGTCAAGGCGGTGCCGCCCGGGCAGCGGCCGGTCGGCCGCAACGACGTACTGCGGCAGGCCCGGGTGCTGGCGGCGCTGGCCGGCAGCGGGGTGCCGGTACCGGGGCTGATCTGCCGGGACGAAAGGCAACCCGCTTGGTTCGCCATGGAGTTCGCGCCAGGCGAGGCTGTCGAGCCGGTGCTCGACGAGCCCGCGGTGCCGGGGGCGACGGCCGGGGTCCGGATGCTGGAGATCGCCCGGGTGCTCCGCCGGCTGCACGCCGTGGACGTGCGCACCCCGGAGCTCGGCACGCCAGAACCCCTGGACACGGCGGACGAGTTGGAGCGGTGGAGCCGCACCATGCACGCCGTGCCGGAGGAACTGCGTCCGGGCGGCGAGGAGTTGCTGAAACGGCTCGCCGATGAGGTGCCCGCCGGGGCGCTGCCGCCGGTGCTCCTGCACGGCGACTTCCGGCTCGGCAATGTGCTGTGCGCGGGGGAGCGGGCGACGGCGGTGGTGGACTGGGAGATCTGGAGCCTCGGCGATCCCCGCATCGACCTGGGCTGGTTCCTCCTCTTCGCCGACCACCGGAACTTCCCCCGGCTGGGCCGGGCGGTCCCTGGACTGCCGAGCGAGGCCGAGCTGCTGGCGGCGTACGCCGACGGCGGTGACGACCCGCCGGAGATGGAGTGGTTCCGGGCCCTCGGCCGGATGAAGATGGCCGCGATCATGGGCCACAACCTGCGCAGGCACCGCGAGGGCAAGCACCACGACCCGGACCAGGAACGGCTGCCGCCGACCATCGCCGCGATGATCCGCACGGCGCGCGACATCCTCGGCTGACGCAGCCGAGGCACCAGCAGGAGAGGTAATCGTGGATTTCGGACTATCCCCACGGGCGAGCGAACTCCGGGGACGCATCAGGGCGTTCATGGACGAGCGGGTCATCCCGGCCGAAGCGGTCTACGACCGGCAGATCGCCGCGGCGGCGGACCCGCACGCGCTGCCGCCGGTGATGACCGAGCTCAAGGAGCAGGCGCGGGCCGAGGGCCTGTGGAACCTCTTCATGACACACGGCGACTGGGGCGCGGGGCTCAGCAACCTCGAATACGCCCCATTGGCCGAGGAGATGGGCCGCTCCATCATCGGCAACGAGGTCTTCAACTGCTCGGCGCCGGACACCGGGAACATGGAGCTGCTCGCCCTCTTCGGCACCAGGGCCCAGCAGGAGCGCTGGCTGAAGCCGCTGCTGACCGCCGGGATCCGTTCCTGCTTCGCGATGACGGAGCCGGAGGTGGCCAGCTCCGACGCCCGCAACATCCGTACCCGGATCGCCCGGGACGGCGGCGACTACGTGGTCAATGGCCGCAAGTGGTACACCTCCGGGATCCTCGACCCGGACTGCCGGCTGATCATCGTGATGGGCAAGACCGACCCGGACGCGCCCACCTACCGGCAGCAGAGCATGCTCCTCGTCCCCCGGGACACCCCCGGCGTCACCGTCGTCCGCGATCTGCCGATGTTCGGCTACACCGACCGCTGCGGCCACGGCGAGGTGCTCTTCGAGGACGTCCGGGTGCCGGCGGAGAACATCCTCGGCGGCGAGGGGGAGGGATTCGCCCTGGCGCAGGGGCGGTTGGGCCCGGGTCGGATGCACTACGCGATGCGCGCGGTCGGCTTCGCCGAGCGGGCCCTGCGGCTGATGTGCGAGCGGGTCACCGAGCGCACCGCCTTCGGCGGGCCGCTGGCCGAGCGCGGGGTGGTGCGGGAGTGGATCGCCCGCAGCCGGATCGAGATCGAGCAGCTGCGCCTGCTGGTGCTCAAGTCCTCCTGGCTGATGGACACCAGGGGCAACGCGGCCGCCCGGATGGAGGTGGCCGCGATCAAGGTGGCCGCGCTGGAGGTGGCCCACCGGGTGGTGGACAGGGCCGTCCAGGCCTTCGGCGCGGCGGGCGTCAGCGACGACACCGTACTGGCCCGGCTCTACGCGATCACCCGGGCGCTGCGGATCGCCGACGGCCCGGACGAGGTGCATCTGCGCACGGTCGCCCGCCAGGAGCTGGCCCCGTACAAGAAGGCGGAAGACGAGAAGGCGGGGGCCGAGAAGGCGGGAGCAGAGGCATGAGCAGCGACATCCTGGCGGGGAGGACCGCCCTGATCACCGGCGGGTCCCGGGGCATCGGCCTCGGCATCGCCACCGCGTACCGGGCGGCCGGAGCGAATGTGGTGATCGCCGCGCGCAAGGCGGCCGGGCTCGCCGAGGCGCGCGAGGAACTGCTGCGCACCAAGGGCGACGGCGACGTGCTGACCGTGGTCGCCAACGCCGGCGAGCCGGACCAGGCCGAGGCCTGCACCGCCGAGGCGATGGACCGCTTCGGACGGATCGACGTCCTGGTCAACAACGCGGCCACCAACCCCTACAACGGCGACCTCCTCGACCTGGACCTGCCGCGGGCGGAGAAGACCGTCCGGGTCAACCAGTACGGGATGATCGCCTGGACCCGCTGCGCCTGGCGGGCCTGGATGGCCGAGCACGGGGG
This DNA window, taken from Phaeacidiphilus oryzae TH49, encodes the following:
- a CDS encoding acyl-CoA dehydrogenase family protein, coding for MPGIPEPEEFGAEARRWLAGAARPRPAEGEWGSGPDSAAVFENWTEEQEREHTARTQEWERTRYDQGWGALNWAAEYGGRGLPAYYEQLYRAEEAAFDVPHRTEIFPVTQHLVAPAIGIWGTEEQKERWLRPMLRTDELACQLFSETEAGSDLAAVRTRAVRDGDHWVLDGHKVWTSGARVATWGVAVCRTDPEARKHAGITVFLVRMDAPGVSVRPIRQMTGGASFNEVYLDGVLVSDADRLGPVGEGWRVTLSVLAAERLDSGGLGLDNADRALELARHLPRPLTGAERVRAADLYVRTLVQRLIGLRVTAALVAGREPGAEASVGKLYATETMRRTSDLVAELLGPSLVADTGEWGSYSWTEHLLGAPGYSIAGGTDEIQHNIVAERVLGLPKEPVR
- a CDS encoding thiolase family protein; this encodes MSAEVLVCGAGRTPFGRTEESGRQLAVRAAGAALADAGIGWSRVRAAFGGSDSAGLADTLVSRLGLTGIPFVNVKNGCATGGSALVSAVNAIRAGMADVVLAVGFDKHPRGAFDPRPEDWGLGEEYGRDGLMVTTQFFGMKIRRYIHDHGITSETLAQVAEKAYRNGELTPEAWRRKPVTAAEVLDSGMVSDPLTRFMFCSPAAGAAALVLCSPAAAREMAGSPVALRAAAVRTRRFGSFEVFSPWIPGGELTSVSRDASAAAFEEAGIGPEDVEVCQLQDTESGAEVMHLAECGFCEDGEQGGLIASGGTAIGGRLPVNTDGGCIANGEPIGASGLRQVYEVVQQLRGAAGERQVPGEPRVGFTHVYGAPGVSACTVLIR
- a CDS encoding acyl-CoA dehydrogenase family protein, coding for MDFGLSPRASELRGRIRAFMDERVIPAEAVYDRQIAAAADPHALPPVMTELKEQARAEGLWNLFMTHGDWGAGLSNLEYAPLAEEMGRSIIGNEVFNCSAPDTGNMELLALFGTRAQQERWLKPLLTAGIRSCFAMTEPEVASSDARNIRTRIARDGGDYVVNGRKWYTSGILDPDCRLIIVMGKTDPDAPTYRQQSMLLVPRDTPGVTVVRDLPMFGYTDRCGHGEVLFEDVRVPAENILGGEGEGFALAQGRLGPGRMHYAMRAVGFAERALRLMCERVTERTAFGGPLAERGVVREWIARSRIEIEQLRLLVLKSSWLMDTRGNAAARMEVAAIKVAALEVAHRVVDRAVQAFGAAGVSDDTVLARLYAITRALRIADGPDEVHLRTVARQELAPYKKAEDEKAGAEKAGAEA
- a CDS encoding Zn-ribbon domain-containing OB-fold protein produces the protein MAGALRPMEAASQARLRGSRCAGACSVTACPAEESCPRCGGPAEPVALSGAGTLWTWTVQRYAPKSPPYQAPSGGFRPFGVGYVELPEGVRVAAVLDVDLEAIRIGMPLELGPGEDGGVPRARALAAGDARKEGG
- a CDS encoding SDR family oxidoreductase; amino-acid sequence: MSSDILAGRTALITGGSRGIGLGIATAYRAAGANVVIAARKAAGLAEAREELLRTKGDGDVLTVVANAGEPDQAEACTAEAMDRFGRIDVLVNNAATNPYNGDLLDLDLPRAEKTVRVNQYGMIAWTRCAWRAWMAEHGGAVVNIASVGGLIVDPHIGYYNATKAAMLHMTRQLAYELGPKARVNAIAPGLIKTELARAVWEVREPILTEKLPLRRLGTVEDVANAALFLASDASSWMTGQALVLDGGATALPIGVEG
- a CDS encoding phosphotransferase family protein; this translates as MSAELFGRIRDRLAGLHPGAEIGEPRALPGGHSGLTYSVAAGDDRYVVKAVPPGQRPVGRNDVLRQARVLAALAGSGVPVPGLICRDERQPAWFAMEFAPGEAVEPVLDEPAVPGATAGVRMLEIARVLRRLHAVDVRTPELGTPEPLDTADELERWSRTMHAVPEELRPGGEELLKRLADEVPAGALPPVLLHGDFRLGNVLCAGERATAVVDWEIWSLGDPRIDLGWFLLFADHRNFPRLGRAVPGLPSEAELLAAYADGGDDPPEMEWFRALGRMKMAAIMGHNLRRHREGKHHDPDQERLPPTIAAMIRTARDILG
- a CDS encoding enoyl-CoA hydratase/isomerase family protein; the encoded protein is MAVEDEIQFERDGHIARIWLNRPWKKNCVTVPILDRLDEIITEVDADPELRVLVFRGRGGTFCSGFDLDSLKSEFVGKSNAIDVAVKSAKVCDRLYSMKTPSVAVLEGHVTAGGFEIMISCDFAIAADDAKIGDFHIRRALFGGAGPIYRVPRMIGIRKTKELMLTGKLLSGIEATEFGLINDHAPAEKLDETVEAFIANLTDKSPFTMWLTKMTIDRSLDADTQSLMVMEHLAVGVALNSEDANEGVSAFLEKREPKWQGR
- a CDS encoding STAS domain-containing protein — translated: MDRLLIHLDPRNARLALHGELDAVNVAKLSDALTDLIEQGHRHLQLDLSEVTWCDQAGLDAILGYGHALRASNRSLTLSAASPAVHRMLEHAGLPLRLPITALGENRNGK
- a CDS encoding DUF6236 family protein, which produces MSDIALYYPDVFVQDETWLKAAALYWPRIARLMTSDYPAGDSRTARVLHDELDFFVDVDPEPYGRRVVEDFVRWLGTWEDPARRPQEAPSRETTEEYLLDGPPYPQVPGMPLTWPYRWIESECSGDFHLPGWVLDRGIAVVSADEAGKPWVRLERRLAHVYMTALARKVADANNMAMVTDQQGLPGHPHGWGSEPAPYDRTGMDPQAMYAVVALRAVLPRGLEDVPVQHIVEARRALADEFDAFRRHVTELADSFAESAAGQDPAVLRARMEMAADRDIRTLLGDLERGLRSQRLEPVRAVFSLKTPEVPIVLSVLGTTFSGHSSLSESALEAGAIAACFVSAGWRAGTRVAASRRSPAGYLLGLREELDPQNLIDRIRRNRRHVRVD